TGGCCGACGAACCACGCATCGATTCAACGGCCGTCCAGACTGTTGGTTCAAAAGGATATGATGGATTCGTCTTAGGTATTGTAAAGAAATAAAATTTTCGTTGTATTTTTCATGAATATTATGTAAAATAAATGAAAATTCAAAATCAAACATGTAATGACAGGAATGAGTAGTGACTTATCTCACTGGTGCAGAGAGCTGATGGCAGGTGAAAATCAGTCCAAAGATAAGCGCGAATTACCTCCTCGAACATTCTTTGTGAAGCTGAGTAGCAAAGAACGGCCGGACCGTTATCCGATTTGAGTGGAAGAGTAATCTTCAATAAGGGTGGTACCGCGTAAACCACGTCCCTTTTATAGGGGCGTGGTTTTTTTGCGGTAATCAATAGGCTGTTGAGAGTGGAACGGGTCAATTTTACGTTTAATTCGTGAAATAGAAGTAAGGTTACGGTGATGCAGCGATGTCAAACAGGGAGCCGGAATGATTTATCGGCGGAATTCCCATTATAACGGCGAAATCCTGGATTTAACGGCTAAATTTCCAATATAACGGCGATATCCAAAATATAACGGCGAAATCTCATTTTTATCGGCGAAGTCCCTATAATTGTACCTAACATCCGATTTCAAAGCCCAGACACCTTCCAAATCTCACACGCACAAAACAATCAACAAGCACGCCGCAAACAACAACAACCAAGGAGGCAATATCATGGCGCACACATGGGAAACACTTTCAGCTCAGCAGCAGAATGAAATAGAAAGGCAGCTTGTTCAGTACAGAAACGGCGTGCAGGAGATCATCCCTGAAGCAGAGTTGAGGCAAAAGTTAGTGAAGTCGATCGCTGCCGGCCAGCCGTTGAAGATCAAGCTGGGACTTGATCCGACCGCCCCGGATGTTCATCTCGGTCACACGGTCGTACTGAATAAGCTGAGGAAGTTCCAGGATAACGGGCATATCGTCCAGCTCATTATCGGTGATTTCACCGGGAAGATCGGGGACCCGACCGGTAAGTCGGTTGCGAGAGTCCAATTGACGGATGAAGAAGTAAAGAAAAATGCACAAACATATTTTGAACAATTCGGGAAAGTGCTGGATAAAGAAAAGGTTGAACTGCATTACAACGCTAAATGGCTGTCATCCTTGAATCTTGAGGATGTGATACATTTGGCATCGACAATCACAGTCGCCCGTTTGATCGAACGGAATGATTTCTCCAAGAGATTATCTGAAGGGAAGCCGGTTTCCCTCCATGAATTCTTCTACCCGTTGATGCAGGGCTACGATTCTGTTGCACTCGAGAGTGATGTGGAGCTTGGCGGAACGGATCAGCAGTTCAATGTCTTGATGGGAAGGCATCTTCAGGAGCACTACAATCAGGAGAAGCAGGTGGTGATTCTCCTTCCGTTACTAGAAGGACTCGATGGGACAGAAAAAATGTCCAAGTCCAAGCATAACTACATCGGCATCGATGAAGACCCCCATCAGATGTTTGGGAAGACGATGTCGATTCCCGATGAATTAATCATGAAATACTTCCGTCTCATCACCGATCTGCCTTTGGAAGAGAAGGAGCGGATCCAGGAAGAATTGGAATCGGGAAGCCTTCATCCAAGGGACGGAAAAATCCTTCTCGGGAAAACAATCGTCAGGATGTACCACGGAGAAGAAGCGGCTGAGCAGGCTGAGAAACGGTTCAAGGAAGTTTTTCAAAAAGGGGCACTGCCAGAAGACATTCCTGAATACGAGTGGACAGGTGAAGGAACGATGCCGATTGTA
The nucleotide sequence above comes from Bacillus sp. KH172YL63. Encoded proteins:
- the tyrS gene encoding tyrosine--tRNA ligase, whose amino-acid sequence is MAHTWETLSAQQQNEIERQLVQYRNGVQEIIPEAELRQKLVKSIAAGQPLKIKLGLDPTAPDVHLGHTVVLNKLRKFQDNGHIVQLIIGDFTGKIGDPTGKSVARVQLTDEEVKKNAQTYFEQFGKVLDKEKVELHYNAKWLSSLNLEDVIHLASTITVARLIERNDFSKRLSEGKPVSLHEFFYPLMQGYDSVALESDVELGGTDQQFNVLMGRHLQEHYNQEKQVVILLPLLEGLDGTEKMSKSKHNYIGIDEDPHQMFGKTMSIPDELIMKYFRLITDLPLEEKERIQEELESGSLHPRDGKILLGKTIVRMYHGEEAAEQAEKRFKEVFQKGALPEDIPEYEWTGEGTMPIVELLVALEMQQSKSEARRMIQNGGIRINGEKVNDTQLEVVIADGMIIQVGKRKFKKLRLNP